Below is a window of Picosynechococcus sp. PCC 7002 DNA.
TGTTAACGATCTTCGAAATTTCCTGGGAAGATTCCGCCAGACGTTTCGCTTTCTTCGAGGTATCTGCCACTGAACCCCGAATCAGATCAATACTTGTCACCGTTTCGTCCATGGTCGCCTGGCCTTCCTGGGCCGCCAAGCGGGATTTTCGGGCAATTTGGGCTGCCCCCTGGGCCGATTTCGCCACCGCTTGAATGGATTGGGCAATACCTTGTACCGAACGTTCCGCCGATTGGATCGCCTGTTCCTGGACTGTGGCTTCAGTGGAGAGGCGCGTGATCAGGTCATTGTTGACGATCGCCAAATCATATACTTCGTCTGCCGAAGATTTCACCTGGGAAACCAAGGCCCGCAGACTCCGGAGGGTGGCATTGAAGGCATCGGCAATGGAACCCACTTCCCCTTCGTCTACCATCGCCTGTACCGTGAGGTTCCCCTGGCGCACCTCTTCAATTTGGAGCAACAACCGAATCACCCCTTCCTGGAGACGTTCCCGCTCCTGGCGTTGGAAGGCCGCCTCTTGATCTTTAGCTTGAGCTTGGGCTTCGACGGCATCGGTAATGGAGCGAATTTGAGCTGCCATATTATTAAACGTGGTGGCTAACTGTCCCACTTCGTCCTTTGCAAAAACTTCGGCCCTCGCATCAAGGTTCCCGGCCCCAAACTCGGTGGTTACCTTTTGAAGGCGCTTGATCGGTCTTGTGATCGTGCGTCCCAGGAGCCACGCTAGACCAGCCGCCACAAAGACCCCAATTAAACCCACCGTTGTCTGAAGCAGTAAGCTGTCCTGGATTAGGGCATTGAGGGTATTTTCATCGGTGCCCCGGACAATGATCGCCACGGGTTCCCCGGCGCTATTGAGAATGGATTCCGCCGCGAGGGTGTAGGAGATGCCATCGATCACCTGGGTATCGACCACGGTTTCCCCCCTAGCGTTGACGGCGGCCGTCAGGAAAGAGAAATCCGGTAGTGTGAGCAGATCAGGGGCATTAAGGGAGGTCTGGATCACCTTACGGGTACTGTCTTCCCCTTCTTCCTGGGCATCCTGTTGGTAGAGGGCACTGGCGAGCTGGAAACCACCATCGGGGTTGACTTGGTAAATCGCACTGTAACCGCCATTGAACGCACTGACAGTATTCGCGGCAATATCCAATTTGGCATTGAAAATCACATCGCCGGAAACCAAGGCTCCAAGCAGATTATCGTTACTGCCGATCACGGGGGTGACGGTGTAGCGGACGAGGGCAAATTCGCCTTTTTTGGTGCCAATGGGGAATCTGGTTACTTCTCGATTCAGGTCATCCCAAGAGAGCAGTTCGCTGGTTTTGAGTTGCTGTCTCGTTTGGAGGGCTTGGGTGACGAGGCCATTGGGGTCAAACACTTCCCCTTGGCGATCGCCGTTGCCGTTGGTGATAATCCGGAGATTCGTACTGACCAGGGTGGCATATTCGATATTACGGGCTTGGATTTCGTTTTGGAGAATGGCCTGCACCTGGGCGAGCTGCTCAGGGGGAACGGTACCTGTACTTTGGTAGGCCGCTGCGGCGGCGATGATTGCGGCATTATCCGATTGGCCCCGGAACCCAAAACCCATCTGGTCAATTTTGACGTTGTAGTTAATGTCGTTGACCGCGAGCTCTGAGGTGGCCTGTTCCCGCAGCTGCGATCGCCCAGAAGTAACAATAATCACCGCCCCTGCTGCCACCACTCCGGCGATCGCAATGGCACTGGAAACAAAAATACCGATAAATTGTTTCTGGGCAATGGAAAGGTTTTGTAGTCGCTTCAGGGGAGGAGAGGTGACATCGACATCGGTATAGTCAACATCGTCGTAAACCAGGGCAACGGGTTTGGGGGTTTGGTCTGGGAGAGCGATCGCCGAGGGGTCATCGGTCTCTGGATCGGACTGGGGCAACTGTGCCTGAAGATCTCCAAGGGCTTTGGTGGCACTGGCGGCAAAAATGCCTTCGGGATCTTGGTCAATGATTTGCTGATA
It encodes the following:
- a CDS encoding methyl-accepting chemotaxis protein is translated as MGTTEQTMNTATSPAFSEEIKELQAAIALDPTDIVMKISLASQLETEGFLPEAAEVYRDIVASDQDGVFAASAQQALLALGEAMDFPEVKNGNGNNGDRPAASTNGNGTTATAHPPESPIVLEVSETKEYSPEIVALQAAIAADPTDMVAQISLASALESEGFFPEAIASYQQIIDQDPEGIFAASATKALGDLQAQLPQSDPETDDPSAIALPDQTPKPVALVYDDVDYTDVDVTSPPLKRLQNLSIAQKQFIGIFVSSAIAIAGVVAAGAVIIVTSGRSQLREQATSELAVNDINYNVKIDQMGFGFRGQSDNAAIIAAAAAYQSTGTVPPEQLAQVQAILQNEIQARNIEYATLVSTNLRIITNGNGDRQGEVFDPNGLVTQALQTRQQLKTSELLSWDDLNREVTRFPIGTKKGEFALVRYTVTPVIGSNDNLLGALVSGDVIFNAKLDIAANTVSAFNGGYSAIYQVNPDGGFQLASALYQQDAQEEGEDSTRKVIQTSLNAPDLLTLPDFSFLTAAVNARGETVVDTQVIDGISYTLAAESILNSAGEPVAIIVRGTDENTLNALIQDSLLLQTTVGLIGVFVAAGLAWLLGRTITRPIKRLQKVTTEFGAGNLDARAEVFAKDEVGQLATTFNNMAAQIRSITDAVEAQAQAKDQEAAFQRQERERLQEGVIRLLLQIEEVRQGNLTVQAMVDEGEVGSIADAFNATLRSLRALVSQVKSSADEVYDLAIVNNDLITRLSTEATVQEQAIQSAERSVQGIAQSIQAVAKSAQGAAQIARKSRLAAQEGQATMDETVTSIDLIRGSVADTSKKAKRLAESSQEISKIVNIISDISEKTNLLAFNASIEATRAGENGQGFRVVADEVRRLAEQVTTAAQEVEQLIGGIQEETAQMMQMMEESTSQVVTGTELVKKTKTTLQSVSRISEEIDKVLARISKAMVSQRDVSGKVTKIMQSAAEVAQKTAAESQTMSGQLDALTQVAIALKDSSSRFEIE